From one Odontesthes bonariensis isolate fOdoBon6 chromosome 14, fOdoBon6.hap1, whole genome shotgun sequence genomic stretch:
- the LOC142398226 gene encoding tripartite motif-containing protein 16-like, whose product MAKKRVKLDLENFSCSICLDLLKEPVTIPCGHSYCMNCIKGYWDGEDRKGIHSCPQCKKTFTPRPILEKSTMLVDFVEQLKKTGLQAAPADHCYAGPEDVACDFCSGRKLKAIKSCLFCLASYCKKHLQPHYDVAPFKKHKLVEPSKNLQDNICSRHDEVMKMFCRTDQKSICYLCPVDEHKGHDTVSAAVERTERQRELEGSRQQIQQRIQDREKDVKLLQQEVEAINQSADKTVEDSEKIFTELIRVIQKRSSDVKQQIRSQQEAAVSRVKDPQKKLEQDITELKRKDAELKQLSHTEDHIQFLLNYPSVSALSESTHSSSINVRPLRYFEDVTAAVSELRDKLQDILREEWTNFSLRVPEVDVLLSQPEPEPESRADFLKYSCEMTLDPNTANTRLLLSEGNRKVTLINEHQSYSSHPDRFREWCQVLSTESLTGRCYWEVEMRGGGADVAVAYKNISRAGDECGFGFNDKSWALDCYQNHYECWYNNMETYISGPQSSRVGVYLDHRAGILSFYSVSETMTLLHRVQTTFTQPLYAGVRFWESGDTAELCKVK is encoded by the exons ATGGCAAAGAAAAGGGTTAAACTGGACCTGGAAAACTTCTCTTGTTCGATCTGtctggatctgctgaaggagccggtgactattccctgtggacacagctactgcatgaactgtattaaaggctactgggatggagaggatcggaagggaatccacagctgccctcaatGCAAGAAAACTTTCACACCAAGACCTATTCTGGAGAAAAGCACCATGTTAGTGGACtttgtggagcagctgaagaagactggactccaagctgctcctgctgatcactgctatgctggacctgaagatgtggcctgtgatttctgttctggaagaaaactgaaagccatcaagtcctgtttattctgtctggcctcttactgtaagaaacaccttcagcctcattatgatgtggctccattcaagaaacacaagctggtggagccctccaagaacCTCCAGGACAACATTTGCTCTCGTcatgatgaggtgatgaagatgttttgccgtactgatcagaagtccatctgttatctctgcccagtggatgaacataaaggccacgacacagtgtcagctgcagtagaaaggactgagaggcagagagagctggaggggagtcggcagcagatccagcagagaatccaggacagagagaaagatgtgaagctgcttcaacaggaggtggaggccatcaatcagtctgctgataaaacagtggaGGACAGTGAGAAGATCTTCACTGAGCTGATCCGTGtcatccagaaaagaagctctgatgtgaagcagcagatcagatcccagcaggaagctgcagtGAGTCGAGTCAAAGATCCTCagaagaagctggagcaggatatcacagagctgaagaggaaagatgctgagctgaagcagctctcacacacagaggatcacatcCAGTTTCTACTCAACTACCCCTCAGTGTCAGCACTCAGCGAgtctacacactcatccagcatcaaTGTCCGTCCTCTGAGgtactttgaggatgtgacagcagctgtgtcagagctcagagataaactacaggacatcctgagagaggaatggaccAACTTCTCACTGAGAGTCcctgaagtggatgttttactgtcacaacctgaac cagaaccagagagcagagctgacttcttgaaatattcatgtgaaatgacactggatccaaacacagcaaacactcgtctgttactgtcagaggggaacagaaaagtgacattaatTAATGAACATCAGTCTTATTCtagtcatccagacagattcagagaATGGTGTCAGGTCCTGAGTacagagagtctgactggacgttgttactgggaagtggagatgagagggggaggagctgatgtagcagtcgcatacaagaacatcagcagagcaggggatgaatgtggatttggatttaatgacaaatcttgggcattaGATTGTTACCAAAACCATTATGAATGTTGGTACAACAACATGGAAACCTACATCTCAGGTCCACAGTCCTCCAGAGtcggagtgtacctggatcacagagcaggtattctgtccttctacagcgtctctgaaaccatgactctcctccacagagtccagaccacattcactcagccacTCTATGCTGGAGTTAGATTTTGGGAATCTGGAGACACAGCTGAGTtgtgtaaagtgaaataa